The genomic DNA ATCTCGCTAATGAAGCTGTCGGACGAATATGTTAAGCTGCTGCCGAAACGCCGGTGATAATATCTTTATTTCTGCTTGATTTGAAAAATGCCTTTCGGGACTGGTGTCCCGGCAGGTGTTTTTTTAATTTTTCGGCTGCAGGCGCCTATTTAGGCAGAAGGCAAATGCCTTATCCCGACAGGCGAATTATGCATTTATAAGAAAAAATTAGAGTTCCTAAGAAACTTTTGCTCGTCCAGACACGTCAAATAGTCAAGGCAATGCCAACATGGGTAAGAAATATATACCAAGACATAGGAGGTTAAGCATGTGAGGAAAATTTGGGCTACTATACTATCAGCACTCTTAATTTTTCCATTAGTATTACAGACACCAGCTCAAGCAGCACAAGCCATCAGCATTTATATTAACGGGGTCAAACTGCCGACGGATCAAGCGCCGGTTCTGGTTGGAAGCCGGGCCATGCTGCCCCTGCGCGCTATTTTTGAGGCGCTGGATGCAGAGGTAGACTGGAATAATAAGACGAAGACCGTGTCCGCCTGGAAAGATGGCACGACCGTCGTACTAAAGATCAATGCCAGAACAGCCACGGTCAACAACCAAACGTTGAGCCTTGACGTACCTGCGCAGATTCTCCAGGGAAGAACGCTGGTTCCGGTCCGCTTCGTCAGCGAAGCTCTAGGCGAGGATGTCGTGTGGGATGCTTCCAGCAAGACCGTGTATATTACAACGAACAGCAATCCGGTGTCAGCCGATCCTGTCACATACGTATCGGCCAGAGATATCGCCGACAACGGGGATGGCCGCGATATGCAGATCAGCTTCTCGCGGGCTTCGAATCAGTCCTCCATCGACCACTACCGGGTCATGGTCGTTAAGGCGAACAAAACGTCCGGATTTAATCTGGCCTCGGCCCTGAAGGTGCCTTCTGCCAACTATACAAGCGTAGCAGTCGGAAGCATCGATCCGACAATTACGTTAACCTCGCAATCCCGTGACGTTGAAGGGGATTTGATCAAGGCAGGACAATCCTACGTAGTGTACGTAGTTTCTGTCGGCAAGGGCAACTTGGCTAGCGCCCTGTCCTACCCATCGTCTTCCATTACGCTGGGCACCAAAAATTCGGTGGCGGCGGTGTCGAATGTAAGGGTCACCGACGTCAGTGACTATGGAGACGGAAGAGATCTTTATGTAACCTTTACGAGACCTTCCAAGGATAGCGATATTTCCAGCTACCGTATCTTTGTCGTCAAGACGAAGGATGCAAGCAAGTTCGATCTTGCCACGGCGAACGGGCTGTCCAGCCAATATTACACCGTTGTCAACAAAACATCGAACAGCACGCTGTCGACAGCGTTAAGCTCAAGCGTAAGAGATTCTGCCGGGGACTATATCAGGAACGGTGTGCCTTATACCGTATTCGTACAGTCGATCAGCAGCAATACGGGCAGCGCAGCACATAAGCTGTCTGCCGCATCGTCTTCGATCACGCTGAGCACGGGATCGGTAGCGGCACCAGTGATTACGCAGGTGCTTGATGAAAGCGATTATGGGGATGGCCGCGACCTGCGCATCAGCTTCACGAAGCTGGCCGATGAATCCAAAATTAGCGGCTACCGCGTGTTCGTCGTGAAAGCCAGCGATTACGGTTCTTTTAATCTGACGAAGGCCAACAATGTGTCCAGCTCGAATTATACCGAATGGAACAAAGACGGCTATAACTTTAATCGTAACTTGCCTTCAGGAGCAAGGGACGTAGACGGAGCGACCATCCGCAACGGGGTCAACTACCGGGTGTTCGTGATGGCGGTAGGCAGCGGCGCTTATGCAGGCAACAATGCGCTGTCCAGCCCGTCCTATGCTATTACGCTGCTTAACAATTACAGTGTAGGCAAGGTTTCGAATCTGAACGTCAGCGATGTCAGCGACTACAATGACGGCCGCGACCTGCTGGTATCGTTCAACCGTGCTTCGGATGAATCCAATCTGAGCCATTACCGCGTCCTTGTTGTCAAGGCTTCTAATGCGGGCAAGTTCGATCTGGCGAAAGCGAACGCCGTATCCAGAGAGAACTATACGCAAATTAACAAAGGCGGCAACAGCTATGTAACGCAGGCTCTGTCCTCTGGCGCAAGAGATGTTGACGGTGCGGCCATCCGCAACGGGGTCAACTACCGGGTGTTCGTGCTATCGGTAGGTAGCGGCAGCTATGCGGGCAACAACGCGCTGACTGGGCCATCCTCCGCGATCACGCTGAGCAACAACTATAATATTGGCGCCATAAGCGGCCTGGATGTACAAGACGTGAATGACAATAACGATGGCCGGGATCTGCAGGTATCGTTCACCCGCGCTTCCGATGAATCGAATATTAGCCATTACCGCGTCTATGTGGTCAAAGCCGCCAATGCAGGCAGCTTTAATGCTTCTAAAGCGCTCGGGGTTCCCGCAGCAAACTATACCCGCGTCGACAAAGCCGGATCCTACTTGAGCTTTACGCTTCCTTATAACGCGCGGGATGTGGATGGAGCGGCCATTCGCAACGGCGTAAGCTATCGCGTGTTCGTGCTCTCTGTAGGCTATGACGGCTCCGCAAGCTCAAGCGCATTATCCGCTGCTTCAGCGGCAATTACGCTTAGCGGCAACAGTGCAGTAACGCCGGTCGGGAACTTGTCGGCGGCGGTCAATGGGAATCATGGCGACGGACGGGATATTGTCGTCAACTTCACAAGATCAACCGCAGAGAACAATATCGCTGAGCATCGCATCCTGGTTGTGCCGGCAAGCCAATATTTCGGCAAGGAAGAGGCTAACGCAGTTAGATCGCCTAACTATACAGTGGTCTCGGCAGGCAGAGATGTCTCCCAGGCTATGACGGCTTCCACGCGCGACGTGAACGGCAACGGGCTGAAGACGGGCGAAGCCTACCGGGTATACGTTCTGTCCGTATCCAAGAGCGGCACGGCTTCCTTGAACGCTCTGGCCGGTCCATCCGGTGACATCCGCCTGACGGCCGTTGATCCTGCTGCTCCTTCGGCAACGGGTGTCAGCGTTTCGGCGGACGGTAACTCCGCAAGCCTTATCGTCAGCTTCACCAAGCCTGCGAACGAGAACGGCATTTCCTCGTATGCGGTCCTGCTTGTTCCGGCAGGCGAGGGTATGAACGAGTCTCGGGCGAGCGGATTGGAGTCCCGCTTGTATAGAACCATCGGCAAAGGCGGAACGCCGATTGTGACATTTACGGAGGCCGATGTGGACGCCTCCGGCAATGCGATTACAGCAGGCACGGCTTACCAAGCCTATGTACTGTCCATTGCTGACGGAACGAACGCTACCGTGAACCGGTTGTCCGATCCGTCCAACTCCGCAGCCCTGACCATTGCCAATCCTTAAGCAGTAGAATGGACTGCGAAAGCGGGAGCGGCGGCAATAATAACAGGCAGGAGTTCTGAAAGTATTGACGCAGCTATCGAAAGTATTAGCGCGTTACGGCATAAGCTCACCATGGCTGAACGCAACAAACCAAGAAAGAACCTGAGGCAATGCCTCAGGTTCTTTGCGTATGCGCTGATTTGGACAGCTCGTCACTTCACAAGATGCACGGGCGGCGGGCCATCGCCTTTTAACAAGCTAAAGCAGGCGATATCGATGAATTTGCCGTCTTCGAATTCGGACTCGCGCTCGATGCCCTCGTGGCGGAAGCCTAGCGAGAGCAGTGTGCGTTGGGCGGGCTGGTTGCCTCCCTCGATCCGTGCTTCGATCCGGTTCAGCTTCATAGAATCGAAGCCAAAGGCAATAAGTGCGTTTAACGCCTCTTTGAGCAAGCCTCGCTTGCGGTACTCGGAATGAAGATCGAATACGAGCTCTGCCTTGTAATGAGCTTTGTTCCAGCGGTAAAAACCGCAGGATCCGATCAGCCGGTTGCTGTGTTTTAAATAAATGCCGAAGCGAATTCCCCGCTGCTCCTGATAGGGAGTCATAAACCATTCCTGTATGCGGTGTGCAGCGGTCTCCCGTTCCGGAACCGCCGTTCTGCGGGAATCCTTGCTCGCCTGAATGTCCAGATGCTTCTCAGGCCCCTGGCGAGTCTTCATCATTACGGAATTTCCATACAGCTCTGCAGCCGCCTCCATATCCTCCAGCGTCACTTCTCGCAATTGAAGACGCTCGGTGGATAGGGCGGGGAAGCGGTCAAACATGGTGATCCTCCTTGGCACATCATTATTCTGCGGTCCTAGTATCCATATCCTATATATTATAACCGATGATTGCCATAATCGCTTCTTGAGACGGATTGCAAACCCCTGTTTTTTTCATCGAAACCTGTCGTTTGACAATCAAACCTAAGGTTAGTACCCTTACAATAATAAACTTGTACCCGAAAGGTAACATGAACAATATGCAGGAGCCGAACGATGTTCTTATATATGTATCCGAGAGCGGCGAGCTTAATGACCGCTATGTGTGGAAAAGGGAACAGCTGTACCAGGGCATGAACGGCAAGTTCGTAGAACGCTTCTATCCCTCTCCCGAACGAAGCTACGTTTTCAAGCCGGTAACCCATGAAGGGAACGGGGATCGCGAGGCCTGGGTGTACGAGCATGTCCTATCCTCCTTCCCGCCTATATATCCGCAGCTGATTGCGTGTTCTGCGCCTGGCCGGGGCGAGGCGGGCTGGGGCATCTTCGAGGATCTAGGGACGATCAGCCATCGCTTCGACGTTAGGCATGCCCTGCTTGTGGCTAAACAGATGGCCTGGTGGCATTCTTATCCGCCCGAGCATTGGGGCGATGTCCCGGATACGGGGCAGAAGCCGGGGCTGCGGCAGATGGCTGCTGACCTGTCCGAGCGAAAGGACGAAGCGGAGCTTGCCTTGGAAGCAGCGGGACTGCCTCGCAGGTGTGTTGATGATATTCTGTGCAATATGAATCAAGCGGGAGCCGGTCTGTGGGCGGAGGAAGCGAAGGTACTGTCGCACGGGGATCTGCACCTTGGCAATTACACAGTTACGGAGAGCGGTGAACTGTACATCCTGGACTGGGAGCACGCCCATCTGAACGTTCCCTTCTGGGATTTATATTATCTGATCGATATGTCGCACCCCCGGTATCCCAAGCAGATGACGCTGGCTTACCGCGAGCGGATATTGCGGTACTACCTGAAGCAATCTGCTTATTACGGCAAACCGTGGGAGGACGAGGAGACATTCATGGAAACGTACAGCCTGTTAGCGGCGGTATTCTCGCTATGGATGCTGATGCTGATTGCGAATGATCTGCGGCAGGATGGAGGCGTCTGGTCCAATGCCGAGCTTCTGGCTCAACGGAGCGAGGTAAAGGCCAGCTTGTACGATTGCTGGAGCAAAATTACACAGAAAGGACAGCATGCCAGTGAAAAAGGTCGGACTAGTTATGCGTAAAATCCAGTTTGCCGAAGCCCAGGGGCCGCGCGTATTTGCCGAGCGCCTCCAGGCTTTGGCGGCTGAGCTTGGAGTGGAAATCATCTTTATTTCGCCGGAGCGCCATGTCAGCGGCCATGACTGGATTCCCGGCTACGAACATGAGAAAGGAGATTTGGTCAACTACGACATCGTACTTGACCAAATTTATGCCCAGGGGATCGAGCATGTCATCTTTACGGTATCGGGATTCACTTATTTGAAGATGTTCATCAAGAACAGCGTTCTGTTTCCGCACAGCTTCCCGGATCCGGCCTTAACAGGGTACGAAATGATGAAGCCTTTCTACAGCATCGTGGACAAGGCTATCGTGCAGACCGAGTTCCTGAAAAAGCAGCTGGACAGCGTGTTTGGCGTTACCGATGTCGATGTGATTCCGATCGGCTTCAGCGAGGAGCTGGCGAATCGTTATTTCGATCCGGGTGCGATCGTGCATAACCGCGTGCTGTGGATCGGCCGGGATGAGGAAAACCGCCGGCCGGATCTGGTACTGGAATATGCCCGGCGCAATCCGGACCGGGAAGTGTACATGGTATTCGGCGGCGAGCGTTACCGGGAGAGCATGAAAAAGTATAATATTCCGGGCAACGTCAAGCTGCAGTTTGCTTTGTCGCAGGCCGAGATTTTTCAGCTGATGAATTCAGCCAAAGTATACTGGAGCTGCTCTAAATTCGATACGTTTGCGATGCCGCTGACGGAAGCGCTGGCCATGGGCAAAATCGTCGTGAAGCCGGAGCATCCCTGCTATGACCATATCAGCTCGCGGCATGCCTTCGCCGGGAATGAGCACAACTGGTTCGAGCTGGTCAATATGGCGCTGGATTCGCCGCACTCCCATTCCCTGGATAACCGGGAATATGCTTTTGGCAAATTTTCGAGCACGGTGATGAAGGAAGGGTATCGCCAGTTTTTTGATGGATGGTTAAAATAATCTATTACAATAATCTTCTTGTGAGCTGGACCGAAATGCAGCTTAGTCGGTGCGTAAAGCGTAAATGGGCCGCAGCTTGGCCGCTTTGTTGGCCGGAATCACGCCGAATACGATGCCGATGAACAGCGAGAAGCTGAAGGAGACGGCCACAATCGACATGGATACCTCGGTACTCAAGGTCGACATGCTGGAGATTAGGGCGCTGGCTCCATAACCTAGCGCGACGCCAATCAGGCCCCCGAAGCCGCTCAGCGCGGTAGATTCGATCAGAAATTGGAGCAGAATGTCTCGCTTCTTGGCGCCTATCGCTTTGCGCACGCCGATTTCCCGCGTTCGTTCACTGACCGATACAAGCATGATATTCATAATGCCGATTCCCCCGACGAGCAGGGAAATACCTGCGATTCCTCCCAAGGCCAGCGAGAGCATCTGCGTGGTCGAATTCAGCGTGTCCATCATCTCCTGGGCGCTGAAGACGCTGTACGCATTGTCGGCATACATGAACTTCTCGTCCAGCCAGGCCTTCAGCCGCTCCTGTGTGCTAGAGACGAGCTCGGTTGAATCCGCCTGGACGGTGTAGGAACGAATCCCCCGGCTTTGCAGGAACCGTTCGGCCGTCGAAATCGGAATGAGGATTTTATCGTCATTGGAGCCCGTTGCGCTAGTGCCGATCGTCTCCAGCAGGCCAACGATTTTGAAGCTTACCCCGTTTAACTGCAGCGTCTGGCCCACCGGATTATTGATTCCGAAAAAATCGCTGGCCACCTCGGAGCCGATCACAGCTACCTTCATCCGGTATTCATTATCGATATCCAGAATGTAGCGTCCGGATTGGACGTGGAAATTCTTCACCTCTTCGTAGGCTGGCGTAATGCCTTCCACCGCATACGTATCGTTTACGGTTCCTTTCTTCACCGTTGCATTCCCGGAAATGACCGGGGAGACGGCTTTCACCCCGCTGATCTCCTTCAATTCCATAACCTCTTCATAGCTTAATGAAGTGGTCGCCCCCCGGCCCATAATATTAACGGTAAGCAGGTCGGTGCCGAGCCCTTGAAGCTGCTTGGTGATGGAGGACGCCGTGCCCTGGCCGACCGAAACCAGCGTAATTACGGAGGATACGCCGATAATGATGCCCAGCATCGTCAGGAAAGAACGAGTTTTGTTGCCTGCTACGCTTTTAAAGGCCATTTTGATGGACTGGTAAATATTCAAGGCTCATTCCCCCGATCTTCGACGATTTTGCCGTCCATGATCCGGATGAGGCGTTTGGCCTGCTCGGCAATGCTCAGGTCGTGAGTAATGATGATAATCGTATGGCCCAGCCGGTTGAGCTCCTGCATCTTGGCCATCACCTCGGCGCCTGTCTTGCTGTCGAGCGCTCCTGTCGGCTCATCGGCCAGCAGCATTGGCGGCTTGCCTGCAATGGCCCGGGCGATCGCTACTCGCTGCTGCTGGCCGCCCGATAATGCCGAAGGTCGGTTATGCATGCGGTCCTCGAGTCCGACGAGCCGCAGCGACTCCTCGGCAGCCCTGCGCCGTTCCTTGTAGGGGACGTTGCGGTAAATAAGCGGCAGCTCTACATTCTCGAAGGCCGACAGCTTGGGCAGCAGATTATACTGCTGAAAGATGAAGCCGATCTTCTCATTGCGGATTTGCGCCAGTTTGTTGTCGGACAGTTCGCGGACATCCTGGCCATCCAGCAGGTAGCGACCCTCGTTTGCGATATCAAGGCAGCCCAGCATATTCATCAGGGTGGATTTACCTGAGCCGGAGGGGCCGATGATAGCGACGAATTCGCCATGATGGATGGTAAAAGAAATATTTTGCAGCACCGGCATCATTTCTCCCGCCATGATATAGCCGTGGCCGAGGTCCTTAACTTCGATTAACGGTTGCGGCAATTGTGCGGTCAATGTCATTGGAAGCCGCCTCCGCTTCTGCGCATAGCTCCTCCGCCGCCGGACGCGCCGCCGCCAGGTATGACGCCGCCCGTACCTCCGCCCATTCCGCCGAAGCCTGCACCCGGCATGCTGCCGCCAGGCATCATTTGCTGTCCAGCTTGATTGTTGGAGGAAGCGGATCTTCGGACCGTTGGAATGACGACCTCATCGCCTTCCTGCAGCCCGTTCACAATTTCGATGCGTGTCTCGTCATGAACTCCGACCTCGACCTTCTGCATCAGTCCTCCTGCCGGGTTCCCGCTGCTTCCTTGCTGCGCTTGCTGCCTCTGCTGCCCCTGCTGTCCTTGTGGTCCTTGCTGTTCCTGCTGCTCTGGTTCAGGTGACGATACATTCGGATTCGGCTTGCTCCGCCCCGTACTAGCCGGCGCTTCTAGGCTGGAAGCCGTCTTGACAGCGGAAGGAAGGATGACCATATCGTCCTCTCCGACCTTCTGCACAGCCTCGATAGGCAAGGTCAGCACATCCGTTTTCTCTTCCAGAATAATTGTGACCTCCGCCGACATCCCTGCGCGGATGCCTTCGGACTTGTCCAGCTTCACGGTTACATCAAACAGCGACACCCCGCCGGACGCTTTTCCTTCGTTGGCAATGCCGGTAACGACGCCCGCAAAGGTCTGGTTAGGGATAGCATCCAGCTTGACCTCGGCCCGCATGTCTGTTTGCACCTTGGGGATATCCAGCTCATCGATGCTGACGGTCGCGCTTAGCGCTTGATAATCAATAAGGGTGAAGAGTTCATTCCCTTCCTTTGCCCGCTCGCCGGAAGAAATATGGACCGCCGTTATCGTTCCGTCGATCGGTGCAGTTAACGGGTCTGGGGCGATCATATCTTCTTTTAGCGAGGCGATCTCATCCTTAATCGTCTGGATGTTTTTCTCCTGTTTGGTGATGGACAACTTGATAGAGGCGAGCGACTCTTCGGTTCCTCCGTCGTATACTTCACGTTTGTACTTGTCCTGCAATTCCTCCAGATTCAGCTGCTCGTTTTCCAGGGAGGACTCCTTGGCGGCAATGCTGCCGCTGAGATCATTGTCCTCAAAGGTTAGCAGCGTCTGTCCCTTTTGGACGACATCGCCCTCCTTGACCTTCACTTCGGCAACGACGCCTTCGTCTTTTGTACGTACCGTCTCTTCTTCCGTGGAAATAATGCTGCCGGCTCCCGAGACGCTGACGAGAATATCTCCTTTGGCAACCCGGGCTGTGCTCTGTTCCATAACGGGTTGCTGGGCCTGCTTGTCTTTCGCCAATATGATGTAAAGCACGGATGCAATGATCAGGATGGCAGCTGCTCCAAGGCCGGGCCATAGCCATTTTTTCTTCATCACGCCATTCCAACTTTCTTTAAAGTTATGTAGATCCTAAAATTAGACAACTTCAAGAATAGTTTACAGAGCGTAAATGAAACAAAGCTTAATCCAAACTGAATGTTTGCTGAAAGTATGGTAAGCGGCGGCGCGGGCAAACGACGCAAAAAAGGCTTATTGCTAAAATCGCTCG from Paenibacillus woosongensis includes the following:
- a CDS encoding copper amine oxidase N-terminal domain-containing protein, yielding MRKIWATILSALLIFPLVLQTPAQAAQAISIYINGVKLPTDQAPVLVGSRAMLPLRAIFEALDAEVDWNNKTKTVSAWKDGTTVVLKINARTATVNNQTLSLDVPAQILQGRTLVPVRFVSEALGEDVVWDASSKTVYITTNSNPVSADPVTYVSARDIADNGDGRDMQISFSRASNQSSIDHYRVMVVKANKTSGFNLASALKVPSANYTSVAVGSIDPTITLTSQSRDVEGDLIKAGQSYVVYVVSVGKGNLASALSYPSSSITLGTKNSVAAVSNVRVTDVSDYGDGRDLYVTFTRPSKDSDISSYRIFVVKTKDASKFDLATANGLSSQYYTVVNKTSNSTLSTALSSSVRDSAGDYIRNGVPYTVFVQSISSNTGSAAHKLSAASSSITLSTGSVAAPVITQVLDESDYGDGRDLRISFTKLADESKISGYRVFVVKASDYGSFNLTKANNVSSSNYTEWNKDGYNFNRNLPSGARDVDGATIRNGVNYRVFVMAVGSGAYAGNNALSSPSYAITLLNNYSVGKVSNLNVSDVSDYNDGRDLLVSFNRASDESNLSHYRVLVVKASNAGKFDLAKANAVSRENYTQINKGGNSYVTQALSSGARDVDGAAIRNGVNYRVFVLSVGSGSYAGNNALTGPSSAITLSNNYNIGAISGLDVQDVNDNNDGRDLQVSFTRASDESNISHYRVYVVKAANAGSFNASKALGVPAANYTRVDKAGSYLSFTLPYNARDVDGAAIRNGVSYRVFVLSVGYDGSASSSALSAASAAITLSGNSAVTPVGNLSAAVNGNHGDGRDIVVNFTRSTAENNIAEHRILVVPASQYFGKEEANAVRSPNYTVVSAGRDVSQAMTASTRDVNGNGLKTGEAYRVYVLSVSKSGTASLNALAGPSGDIRLTAVDPAAPSATGVSVSADGNSASLIVSFTKPANENGISSYAVLLVPAGEGMNESRASGLESRLYRTIGKGGTPIVTFTEADVDASGNAITAGTAYQAYVLSIADGTNATVNRLSDPSNSAALTIANP
- a CDS encoding GNAT family N-acetyltransferase, which codes for MFDRFPALSTERLQLREVTLEDMEAAAELYGNSVMMKTRQGPEKHLDIQASKDSRRTAVPERETAAHRIQEWFMTPYQEQRGIRFGIYLKHSNRLIGSCGFYRWNKAHYKAELVFDLHSEYRKRGLLKEALNALIAFGFDSMKLNRIEARIEGGNQPAQRTLLSLGFRHEGIERESEFEDGKFIDIACFSLLKGDGPPPVHLVK
- a CDS encoding phosphotransferase, which codes for MNNMQEPNDVLIYVSESGELNDRYVWKREQLYQGMNGKFVERFYPSPERSYVFKPVTHEGNGDREAWVYEHVLSSFPPIYPQLIACSAPGRGEAGWGIFEDLGTISHRFDVRHALLVAKQMAWWHSYPPEHWGDVPDTGQKPGLRQMAADLSERKDEAELALEAAGLPRRCVDDILCNMNQAGAGLWAEEAKVLSHGDLHLGNYTVTESGELYILDWEHAHLNVPFWDLYYLIDMSHPRYPKQMTLAYRERILRYYLKQSAYYGKPWEDEETFMETYSLLAAVFSLWMLMLIANDLRQDGGVWSNAELLAQRSEVKASLYDCWSKITQKGQHASEKGRTSYA
- a CDS encoding glycosyltransferase; this encodes MKKVGLVMRKIQFAEAQGPRVFAERLQALAAELGVEIIFISPERHVSGHDWIPGYEHEKGDLVNYDIVLDQIYAQGIEHVIFTVSGFTYLKMFIKNSVLFPHSFPDPALTGYEMMKPFYSIVDKAIVQTEFLKKQLDSVFGVTDVDVIPIGFSEELANRYFDPGAIVHNRVLWIGRDEENRRPDLVLEYARRNPDREVYMVFGGERYRESMKKYNIPGNVKLQFALSQAEIFQLMNSAKVYWSCSKFDTFAMPLTEALAMGKIVVKPEHPCYDHISSRHAFAGNEHNWFELVNMALDSPHSHSLDNREYAFGKFSSTVMKEGYRQFFDGWLK
- a CDS encoding ABC transporter permease, with the protein product MNIYQSIKMAFKSVAGNKTRSFLTMLGIIIGVSSVITLVSVGQGTASSITKQLQGLGTDLLTVNIMGRGATTSLSYEEVMELKEISGVKAVSPVISGNATVKKGTVNDTYAVEGITPAYEEVKNFHVQSGRYILDIDNEYRMKVAVIGSEVASDFFGINNPVGQTLQLNGVSFKIVGLLETIGTSATGSNDDKILIPISTAERFLQSRGIRSYTVQADSTELVSSTQERLKAWLDEKFMYADNAYSVFSAQEMMDTLNSTTQMLSLALGGIAGISLLVGGIGIMNIMLVSVSERTREIGVRKAIGAKKRDILLQFLIESTALSGFGGLIGVALGYGASALISSMSTLSTEVSMSIVAVSFSFSLFIGIVFGVIPANKAAKLRPIYALRTD
- a CDS encoding ABC transporter ATP-binding protein, encoding MPQPLIEVKDLGHGYIMAGEMMPVLQNISFTIHHGEFVAIIGPSGSGKSTLMNMLGCLDIANEGRYLLDGQDVRELSDNKLAQIRNEKIGFIFQQYNLLPKLSAFENVELPLIYRNVPYKERRRAAEESLRLVGLEDRMHNRPSALSGGQQQRVAIARAIAGKPPMLLADEPTGALDSKTGAEVMAKMQELNRLGHTIIIITHDLSIAEQAKRLIRIMDGKIVEDRGNEP
- a CDS encoding efflux RND transporter periplasmic adaptor subunit, with product MKKKWLWPGLGAAAILIIASVLYIILAKDKQAQQPVMEQSTARVAKGDILVSVSGAGSIISTEEETVRTKDEGVVAEVKVKEGDVVQKGQTLLTFEDNDLSGSIAAKESSLENEQLNLEELQDKYKREVYDGGTEESLASIKLSITKQEKNIQTIKDEIASLKEDMIAPDPLTAPIDGTITAVHISSGERAKEGNELFTLIDYQALSATVSIDELDIPKVQTDMRAEVKLDAIPNQTFAGVVTGIANEGKASGGVSLFDVTVKLDKSEGIRAGMSAEVTIILEEKTDVLTLPIEAVQKVGEDDMVILPSAVKTASSLEAPASTGRSKPNPNVSSPEPEQQEQQGPQGQQGQQRQQAQQGSSGNPAGGLMQKVEVGVHDETRIEIVNGLQEGDEVVIPTVRRSASSNNQAGQQMMPGGSMPGAGFGGMGGGTGGVIPGGGASGGGGAMRRSGGGFQ